The Ichthyobacterium seriolicida sequence CTCCCTCTTTAGAAAGAGCAGAAGATAATTCTGCAGAAGATATAGATCCGAATAATTTACCTAACTTGCTCACCTTAGCAGATATTTTTATATCCAAATCCTTAGCCTTATTAGCCATCTCCCTAGCCGCCTCTACAATCTTAGACTCCTTAAATCGTCTTTGCTTGAGAGTTTCCTCAAGCATCTTCTTAGCTGAAGGCGAAGCTAAAACAGCAAACTTCTTAGGTATTAGAAAATTACGAGCATAACCAGGCTTTACGCTTACTAAGTCATCTTTAAAGCCTAATTTCTCTACGTCTGTTTTTAATATAACTTCCATAATAGCACCAAATTATTTTAACATATCCCCAACATAAGGCAAAAGAGAAAGAAATCTAGCTCTCTTTACAGCCCTCGAAACTCTCCTCTGGAACTTTAAAGAATTTCCTGTTAGCCTGCGAGGCAAAATTTTACCTTGCTCATT is a genomic window containing:
- the rplI gene encoding 50S ribosomal protein L9; protein product: MEVILKTDVEKLGFKDDLVSVKPGYARNFLIPKKFAVLASPSAKKMLEETLKQRRFKESKIVEAAREMANKAKDLDIKISAKVSKLGKLFGSISSAELSSALSKEGVDLDKKFVQIFGSGLIKTVGKYEAKLRFHRDVIVDISFEVLAEK